The Anaerobaca lacustris sequence AGAAGCAGTACGACCCGCTGCCAAAAAATCCTTTGATCAAAGATTTTTACCACACGAAAGTTATCAGAGAGCAAGACGCGGGAATCGTCGACGGCGGCACTGTGGTATGGCTGTTCAACCAGCACCTAGTGACCGGTGCGCAGCGGCGGAACCTGAAGGTGCCCGCAAGCTTTCGAGACAATGGCGTCTTGAACCGCTCCTACACGAACGTCGACGTCGACCCTTACGGGCATCTCCACTTGCCCGATGGTTCCAACAACTATGAGGGCATGATTGAGGCGATGGTCGATGTGCTGAAAGACCCACGAGTCTGGGACCCGAATTTTTCCGCCAAATCGGCTCCCAAGTAGTCCACCAACTGAAAACAGAGGGCATGATTATGTCAAGGCAAAGTCAGTTTATCCGCCAGACGACCGCAGTCTTGATGGCTTGCGGTCTTATCACCAGCCTGTTGCCGGGTTTGGCCATCGCGCAGAATCAGTCCACGAGTGCCGCCGCGATCGTTCCGCTCGACGGGCCGGTGCTGGCCGGCAAGCCCGTGACGTTCAAACTCAGTGGCCATCCGAGCAACCCTCACTGGAAGCTCGGAGACGGGGCGACGGCTGAGGGCGCATCGGTCACCCACACCTACCAGAAGCCGGGGATTCATCGCGTCGTCATGGGATCCAAGGTGGGCGAGACATTCAACGAGCTGTCTTCCGCCATCGTGCGCGTCCACACGCCGGAAACCGTGCACCTGCCGCAGGTCTTTCTCGACACCGACGCCCGCAACGAAGTCGATGACCAGCATTACATTGCCTACGCCCTGTTCAGCAACCTGGACGTGCTGGGCATCAACAGCGCCCATCACGGTCCCCACCGCATCAATCACTTTGGCGCTGCACAGGAGCCGATCAACTATGGCGAGATTCTCTACATCATTGAGCTCAGCCGCATCAGCGGCCTGTTGGAGCATCGTACCGAAAACCGAATTCCCCAGGCGTTCCGCGGTGCCAAAGTGCCGTTGCAGGTTCCCGCCAGCGGCAACTGGTCGGACACGCAGCCAATCGAATGCGAAGCCAGCGAAGCGATTCTGGCGGCGGCGCGTGGCGCGTCGCCCGACAATCCCGTGTGGGTCCTGCCTGTCGGGCCATGCACCAACATCGCCAGCGCGATTCTTCTGGCGCGTGAAGAAGGATTGGACCTTAAGAGCCGAATCAAGATCGTCTGGCTGGGCGGCGGACCCGAACGGGTCAATGCCAGGAGCCACAACGGCGGTAGCGACCCCTGGTCGGTCTTTGTGACCGGTCAGAGCGATGTCGATTTTTGGATCATCCTGGAGCATCCCACCGGTGCCAGCATCACCATGGACAAGCGTGTTGAGTCCGAACTCTACCCCGACAACCGGCTGGGCCAATATCTGGAGGCGATCACGCCCGCCCGCGAGAAAGCGCTCTTCGATGTGGCGACGATTTCAATGGTCATTGGCAACCACCTGGGAAAGTCTTGGCTGACGTTAGTCGAGCCTTCAGTGGTGCTTGGTCCCGATCAGCAATACCAGTGGAAGCAGGTCGACTCACCAACGACCGTTCACATCATTCGCGATATCGACGAAGAAGCGATGAAAGTCGATTTCTTCAATACCTTGAACGGCAAGCCGACCGCTTTGCCGCCAAAGCGACAGAATTGATAACGTACTGAGAACAGGGAGAATTATCATGTCGAATCAATGTCAGTTTAATCGCCAGGCGGCTTCGGTCTTGATGGCTTGCAGCCTCATCGCTGGCCTTCTGCCGGGCTTCGCCGCCGCGCAGGACCTGTCCACCCTTGAAGCACGCATGCAGTGGCTTTTTGAGCGACTTACGGAGGTGGATCACACGTATCGTACCGACGGTGCTCTTCAGAGTCCGCAGGTGTTGGTGAGTCTCTACCTGTCCGACGGGCAGGACGAAGCGGCGCTGGAGCATATCGTGACGGCGATGGAAGCGATAGCGGCCGCGACCGACCCAACCCCTGCGCGGGGAGGAGATATAGGAGGACAGGTGCGGACTGCCGCTCCGCCCCTGGTCAGGGCTCTCTATAAGTTCGGCGATCGTTTCAGCGCGGATCAGCTCGAGCGCATCAAGAGAGCCGTCACAGGCGAGGTATTCACTTACAGAATGCGGGGACACGGGACGGAGAACCACGCGATGGACTTCGTCTCCGCCCTCTATCTGCTGCCACAGTATTTTCCGGACGCGACATGGAGCGTTGCCCGACTCGTGGGTAGGGAATTTGCGATAGACGGGCGCCAGACCTTTACCAGTCAGCAGATGATGGACGAGGCTCGTGATAAGATTCTCCGCCGGGGCCGGGGATTCTACCGTGTCGGCCATCAGGAACTGCTTTCGACCACCTATGATGTGCTCAGCGCGCGCTCTTCCGTGAACTTGTGGGAGTTTGCCAGGGACCCGGTTGTGCGGGATGCTGGAGAGGCCCTGACGCTGTACCACATCGCCCTGCATGCGCTGAACAATTTCGACGGACACACGATGCCGCCGTTCAACCGACGCAATGCCTTGCAGATGCGCTTCGGGTCGGGTACGGGTAGCAGCGGCCGGCTTCCTCATTCTGGTTACGCGGCATGGATACTTTGGGGACAGAACAAGATCGTGCCCCCCGACGTTGACGCAGACCAAGCCGCTCAATTTCTGCGATCAACTGGTTTCCAACAGTATGGATTTGGAGCGGATCCTACGGAATTAGCCTCCGCGTTCTTGCAGACAAGCGGGCTGCGGCTGCCCGGTGCCCTGAACCGTATCGCCCAAGGAGCGGAGGCTCCCTACGAAATACGCGGCGCGAATGGACAATTCGGCTTTTGGGGAGATGCGGAGAACCTGGCGGTGCTCCGTTACGTCTGGCGTGACCGCAATTTCGCCATCGGCGGTCCCGTGGCGGAGAATTTTCACCCCGGGAGTCGACCTGAAAAGAGATGGGGCGACCGGCAGCGCGGCTTCTATGATTGCTACGAGATGTTCAGCATTGTCTGGAAATCTGAAAACCGCCTCCGCGCGTTGGAGGCCATGCACCCGCACTGGAACAGTAATCAGGGGGAGGACCACTGGCGGACCACGCACTCACCATTCCAGCAGAGTGGTGTCCATCGCAACGCGGCCATCACCATGTTCAACATCCCGAACAAGGATTCCTGGCCGGACAGGGGCCGGGAGGGCTGGATTGCCAAGCGTGATCAGCATTTCGACAACCTTATCAAGCTCGGGCAGGTGCGATTCCCGACCACGGTGGACGAGGTCACTGCGAACGGAGAGTTCTATTTCTTCCGCGAGGGTGACGTTTATGTGGCCATCCGCGTGCTGAAGCCCGGCCACACCCTGCAAGAAATCAAGGATGTTTTTTCGAATGACCTCTTTCACGTCGTGAAGAGCCGAGAGGCGCGGACCGGCTTCGTCTTCGAGGTGGGTACGGCGAAGGAACACGGCAGCTTCGGGGCATTTCAGCAAGCGGTAAGGAAGAACCCGCTCGTCGTGGACTGGGGCAAGTTGGAGGTCCGCTATACCACCACGCACGGCGACGAATTGCGTTTCCGCTACGATACCGACTACAGCGATCGCGCGGACGGCTTCATCAAGATCGTCCCGGACCTGTGGATTAACGGCCAACTACGCGAGGTGGATTTCGACAACTGGCCGTTGGCCGAAAGCCCGGTCATGACCTTGAAGGACAGTATCCTGCGTATCGACCAGGGCGGGGAACGGGTAGAAGTGGATTGGAGCGGTGAGCTGCCGCGCATAAGTCGGCGCTGACCCTTAAGAGATCACAGCAACTGGCTAAAGAAGGAGAAGTACCATGCCAAACCGACGTCAGTTTCTTCGCCAGACGGCCGCTTTCGGCCTCATCGCAGGCCTGCTGCCGGGCATCGCCTCCACCACCGAGGTGAACGCCGCCAGCATGCCCAGTGCCGCCGAGCCCGAGGTCACGCGGGAGGTTGATGTGCTCGTAGTCGGCGGCGGCACTGCGGGAACCATCGCAGCCATTCAGGCCGGGCGCGCCGGCGCGAGCGTCCTGCTGGTGGAGCGAAACAGCCAGCTCGGCGGCACGATGACGACGGGTGGCGTGGCATTTCCCGGACTGTTCGATGCCTGGGGCAAACAGGTCATTGCCGGCATCGGGTGGGAACTGGTCAAAGAGAGCGTGGAACTGGACGAAGGAACACTTCCCGATTTCGCCAAGGTGCCACAGCGTCATTGGCATAATCAGGTTTACATCAACCAGTTTCTCTACGCGATCCTGGCCGAGGAGAAGTGCGCGGAGGCGGGTGTGGAGATCGCTTACTACGAATTTCCTCAGGCGGTGACCAAGACCGGC is a genomic window containing:
- a CDS encoding PKD domain-containing protein; this translates as MSRQSQFIRQTTAVLMACGLITSLLPGLAIAQNQSTSAAAIVPLDGPVLAGKPVTFKLSGHPSNPHWKLGDGATAEGASVTHTYQKPGIHRVVMGSKVGETFNELSSAIVRVHTPETVHLPQVFLDTDARNEVDDQHYIAYALFSNLDVLGINSAHHGPHRINHFGAAQEPINYGEILYIIELSRISGLLEHRTENRIPQAFRGAKVPLQVPASGNWSDTQPIECEASEAILAAARGASPDNPVWVLPVGPCTNIASAILLAREEGLDLKSRIKIVWLGGGPERVNARSHNGGSDPWSVFVTGQSDVDFWIILEHPTGASITMDKRVESELYPDNRLGQYLEAITPAREKALFDVATISMVIGNHLGKSWLTLVEPSVVLGPDQQYQWKQVDSPTTVHIIRDIDEEAMKVDFFNTLNGKPTALPPKRQN